TCATTGTGGAAACTTGCCAAGATGTGCTGCAAATCAAAGCGGCGCTAAATGGAATTGAAGAGGTGTTTGCTAAAAAAGGCGATCGCCGTCCGGTAATGGTGTCAGTGACAATGGAAAGCATGGGTACAATGCTGGTGGGAACAGAAATCAGCGCTGTACTAACAATTTTGGAACCTTACCCAATTGATATTCTTGGTCTCAACTGTGCCACTGGCCCAGATTTGATGAAACCGCATATCAAATATTTGGCAGAACATTCACCTTTCATCGTTTCCTGTATTCCTAACGCGGGTTTGCCTGAGAATGTCGGCGGTCAAGCACACTACCGCCTGACACCGATGGAATTACGGATGTCGTTGATGCATTTTGTTGAAGATTTGGGTGTCCAAGTGATTGGGGGTTGCTGTGGGACGCGTCCAGAACACATTCAACAATTGGCAGAAATTGCTAAAGACTTAAAGCCAAAGGTTAGACAGCCAAGTTTAGAACCAGCGGCAGCATCAATTTACACTACTCAGCCTTACGACCAAGATAATTCTTTCTTGATTGTCGGCGAACGCCTCAACGCCAGTGGTTCCAAAAAGTGCCGCGATTTGCTAAATGCGGAAGATTGGGATGGACTCGTTTCAATGGCGAGGGCGCAAGTCAAAGAAGGCGCACACATTTTAGATGTCAACGTCGATTATGTCGGACGTGACGGTGTGCGAGATATGCACGAATTAGTTTCGCGCATCGTTAATAATGTCACACTTCCCTTGATGCTTGACTCCACCGAATGGGAAAAGATGGAGGCGGGTTTAAAGGTAGCGGGTGGTAAGTGTTTGCTGAATTCCACCAACTACGAAGACGGGGAACCGCGCTTTTTGAAGGTGTTGGAGTTGGCGAAAAAGTACGGTGCTGGTATCGTCATTGGCACTATCGATGAAGAGGGGATGGCGCGGACGGCTGATAAGAAGTTTGCGATCGCGCAGCGTGCTTACCGCCAAGCTGTAGAATACGGTATACCTGCCACAGAAATCTTCTTTGATACGCTGGCGTTACCGATTTCCACAGGGATTGAAGAAGACCGAGAAAATGGTAAAGCCACAATTGAAGCCATCCGCAGAATTCGTCAAGAATTGCCTGGATGCCATGTGATATTGGGTGTTTCTAATATTTCCTTTGGTCTTTCCCCCGCCACGCGTATTGTTCTCAACTCGGTGTTTCTGCACGAGGCGACGACAGCGGGAATGGATGCGGCAATTATCAGTGCTAACAAGATTTTACCGCTATCGAAAATTGAGGCACGCCATCAAGAAGTTTGTCGCGAGTTAATTTATGACGAGCGTCGATTTGAAGGTGACGTTTGTGTTTATGATCCTTTGGGAGAGCTTACCACATTATTTGCGGGGGTCACGACAAAACGCGATCGCTCCCTTGATGAAAGTCTCCCCATCCCAGAACGTCTAAAACGCCATATCATCGACGGCGAACGTATTGGCTTAGAAGAACATCTTAAAAAAGCCTTAGAAGAATATCCCCCCTTGGAAATTATCAACACCTTCTTGCTAGATGGCATGAAAGTTGTCGGGGAATTATTCGGTTCTGGACAAATGCAGCTACCCTTCGTTTTGCAATCAGCGGAAACCATGAAAGCGGCTGTTGCGTTTCTAGAACCGTTCATGGAAAAATCTGAATCAGGCAACAACGCTAAGGGAACCTTTATCATTGCCACAGTCAAAGGCGATGTTCATGACATTGGTAAAAACTTAGTAGATATCATCTTGTCGAACAATGGTTACAAGGTGATTAACTTGGGAATTAAACAGCCAGTGGAGAACATTATCAACGCTTACGAACAGCATAAAGCTGATTGTATTGCCATGAGTGGTTTGCTGGTGAAGTCTACCGCTTTCATGAAAGAAAATTTGGAGATATTCAACGAAAAAGGAATTACCGTCCCCGTAATTTTAGGTGGCGCGGCGTTGACTCCCAAGTTTGTGCATGAAGATTGCCAAAAAACCTACAAAGGTAAAGTTGTCTATGGCAAAGATGCCTTTTCTGACTTGCACTTCATGGATAAACTAATGCCAGCGAAGTCTACTCATAACTGGGATGACTTGCAGGGATTTTTGAACGAAGTCGAGGAAACGGCTAAAGTCTCAAAGAATGGACACAAAGAACCAGTAGCTACAACTGCTGAAGAAATATCTGCTGAACCAAAAGAGGTGGATACAAGACGTTCGGAAGCCGTGGCGGTGGATATTGAACGTCCAACGCCGCCTTTTTGGGGAACGAAGTTGTTGCAGCCGAATGATATTCCCATTGAGGAAATATTTTGGCATTTGGATTTACAAGCTTTGATTGCTGGACAATGGCAATTCCGCAAACCAAAAGAACAATCTAAGGAAGAATATCAAGCTTTCTTAGCTGAGAAAGTTTACCCAGTTTTAGAAACTTGGAAACAGCGGATTATTGAGGAGAATCTGTTGCATCCGCAGGTGATTTATGGGTATTTTCCTTGTCAAGCTGAGGGGAATTCTCTACATATGTATGATTCAGAGAACCAATCACAGCAGGTTACAACTTTCGAGTTTCCCAGACAAAGGTCATTGAGAAGACTATGCATTGCTGATTTCTTTGCACCCAAAGAATCAGGACTAATTGATGTTTTCCCAATGCAAGCTGTGACTGTGGGGGATATTGCGACAGAATTCGCTCAAAAGTTATTTGCAAATAATCAATACACTGATTATTTGTACTTCCACGGCTTAGCGGTGCAAGTAGCGGAGGCGCTGGCTGAATGGACACACGCCAGAATTCGCCGGGAGTTAGGTTTTACTGCTGAGGAACCGGATAATATTCGGGATATTTTGGCACAGCGGTATCGTGGTTCGCGCTATAGTTTTGGTTATCCGGCTTGCCCAAATATTCAAGATCAGTATAAGCAGCTGGAGTTGTTAAAGACTGACAGAATTAACTTATATATGGATGAAAGTGAACAACTTTATCCAGAACAGTCTACAACAGCAATTATTGCTTATCACCCAGTAGCCAAATACTTCAGCGCTTGATTTAGCAATTAGTCACAGTTAGTTAGCAGTAGAAAATGGGAAAGCTTTCAATATGGCTTTCCCATTCTTTTTTGCACTTAAATCGAGAAAATATGCCAGCTATCAAGCCCTTCGACAATATCACAGAGCTACTACTTAACCTGTTACAGTCCACAAAAGACGGGAAAACGCAACTACCAGATTTCCAACGCTCTTGGGTTTGGAACGATGAGCAGATACGTGGCATATTAGCCAGTATTTCGCTCTCTTACCCAGTCGGTGTAGTTATGATGCTTCAAACTGGTAATCCTGATGTCCGGTTCGAGGCTCGTCTCATCGAAGGTGTGACACTTAATAAGTCTACAGAACCAGAAAGAATGATCTTGGATGGACAGCAGCGATTAACCTCGCTTTTTCAAGCGCTTCTTTTAGGCAAGGCTGTAATAACAAAAGACTCGCGCGGTAAAAAGATTAACCGTTGGTATTACATTGATATTACCAAGGCACTTGATCCCAACTTTGAACGCCAAGAGGCAGTTGTCAGCTTGCCAGAGGATAAAATTACTCGCAATTTTCGTAATGAGATTCAGAAAGACTACTCAACACCTGAAAAAGAGTACGAAAACGGTCTATTTCCGCTTGCACAAATTTTTGACTACTCTGATTGGATGATAAACTATAACGAATTTTGGAACTTTAATAGAGATAAAAGTAGACTATTCAATACATTTAATCAGGAAATCATCAAGTCATTTGAGCAGTATCTAGTGCCAGTCATCTTGCTGAAAAAGGGAACACCTAGAGAGGCAATATGTCAAGTTTTTGAGAAGGTGAATACTGGTGGTGTTTCTCTCACTGTCTTCGAGTTACTGACGGCTACATTTGCTGCTGAGAAGTTCCAACTGCGAGAAGATTGGGCAAAGCGCGAAAAGGAACTGAAAGCTATAGCAGTACTTGGTAATATTCAAAATACTGATTTATTACAAGCTATCACCTTAGTTGCTACTCACGAACAGGAAAGTAGCAGTATTAGTTGTACTCGTAAAGATATTTTAAATCTGAAACTAAAGGAATATAAAAATTGGGCTGATAAAGTTACTGAAGGATTTAAGAAAGCTGCTAAACTACTCCATACACAAAAGATATTGTCTGCTAGAGATTTACCCTATCAATCTCAACTAACAGCCCTTGCAGCAATTTTTGCAGTACTAGGTGATCGCAGTGAAAAAGATCCGGTGCGTGCTAAATTAGTACGTTGGTATTGGTGTGGAATTTTTGGCGAACTTTACAGTAGTGCAATTGAAAGCCGCCTTGCCAAAGATTTATCACAAGTATTGAAATGGCTCGATTTTGATGATTCTGAACCTGACACAATCACAGATGCTAACTTTGCCCCAAATCGTCTTGTGAGACTTTACACCCGTCGGAGTGCTGCATATAAAGGTTTGTCTGCTTTGCTATTGCGGGATAAGGGATGTGATTTTCTCACAGGTTATGAAATTGACGCTTTGAAAGAATTCGATGAATCTATTGATATCCATCACATTTTTCCACGCTATTGGTGTCAAAAACAGGGTATCAAAAACGAGCTTTATGACAGTGTGATTAATAAAACACCCCTGTCAGCTAGAACTAACAGAATTATTGGCAGTAACGCACCAAGTGTTTATTTATCTAATCTTCAAAAAGGAGTAAATATCACTGAAGAACGTATGGATCAAATTTTGCGATCGCATGTTATAGATCCAGCTGCTCTACGTTCAGATAATTTTGAAGCTTTCTTTAAATCTAGGCAAATAAATCTACTTAAAAGAATTGAGAAAGCTATGGGTAAATCTATTTTATCTGATACCGAGCTAATTTATGAATCAGAGTATATAGAGCCAATTGAGTATGATGAATTAATAATAAATTAAGTCATAGTTGCTGTATCTGCTGTTGTACCCACAACCGAAAAGCTTTGAGCGTAGTATTCCGGCCTGCACTTCTACTTTGCTCAAGATATAGAGGAATCGCTTCAATCAACGGTAATTTGGGAAAATTTAAACTTTCCTGAGACTCTATATAACTACCGTTTTGCAAGATATTTATTTGTAATTTACTTTTTTCAAAACGCCAAAGCTCAGGCACTTTTAACGCCTCATAAATATTAGGATGAGTGCGAGAGGTGATATCAATTTCTAGTGCTAAATCTGGAGGAGGGTCTACTGTTAAATCTAGCCGCTTCTTACCACGAACCTTAAATTCATTTTTTATATAAAAACACTGGTCAGGTTCTATACCCTGAGCCATTGCTTGATTTTTGAAAGTGGTAGAACCAAGACATCTAAACTCAATATCCAGTTCTTCCAGAAGCGCTTTGACTAAATCGCTAATAATTTCTTTATCATCTTCATGTTCTGGCAGTGGAGCCATAATCTCCAGTATTCCCCTGTTATAAGCAATTCGTGCTGCACGGTGTTCTCCCAAATCCTCTAGAATTGTTTCCAATTCTTCCCAGGTTACATCTTGCAGCAGCACTCTTTGTCCCGGTGGAACATAGATGCGTTTTAATTCCAACAACATCATCGGCGCTCCCAGCAGCTCACTAAATTTAGGTTACTCTAATTGACTCAGGCGCGGCGAGATTTTTTATGTTCTACTACTGGAGTGAGCAGATGCTTGGATGTGCAGCAGCTTATTGTCAGATACACAACGAACCCTTTTGAATGTCTAAACCTCGTCTGCCTTGAAAACTATAGTTTTATTGCCGAGATACTGAGATTGCTTGCTCACGTCGCAATGACGCATCTGAATTATTGGAAACTCCAGGTTTCAACATGGATGAAGTCTATGTGTGCGATCGCGTTTTAAAGAAAAAACCTCTGGAGTTCCCAGAGGTTTTGGTTCCTGATTTAGTTTCCACTTTTTACTACAATCTCTCTTTAGTGATTTCCCGAAGTGAAGGAAATTATTTTTGTCTTTGCAACTAAGGATAATTTCGGGTACTTACCCTGTGTCTGAAAGCCCCTAAATCAGATGGCTGCCATATTACTAGTAGGTTTGACAAGATTTATCTACCGCCAGTTAGGTCGCTGGGAGCAGATTTAAGTGTTTCGCTGAGAACTTCAACGGTTCATACATTTAATTACTAAGTAGGGAGACAAAAATAAATTGTGTCATTGCGATCAAAGCGTACTACTTCCCTGTGGGACGCTGCGCGTTAGCGGAGCTTTCGCTTTAGCGATACATGGAAGTAAGCTACGCGGAGCGTCTCGTAGAAAAGCTTGTTCAAATTCTTGCGACTGCTACGTTTCACTTTGTTCAACTCGCAGTGACAGTATTATATTTTATTGTGTCCACTTACTTAGCACGTAATTGCTATTCACTTAGACTCTCAGATAAATTTATCATGGGTGAGTAAATTTATGGCTGTTTGCACTAAAGTACAATAGAGACTTAATCCTCAAGTCGTTTACGTACAAAAGAAGGCCAGTAAGCCTCTATCTTTATAGAAGCGAAAAGTCTGAGTCTGAGCTTTTATTATTCATCTCCTACTTAATATTTTTTTACAGATAGTTTCTACATAAATTTACCTTCCAAAAGCCTACACATTGTACAGCAGAATACATTCGTCAGAATTGGGAAGGAAACTAGGCTTTATATCTGACTTTACTTCGACTCTTTTCGGCTTCTCTACGAGACCAAGGCGTTAGCGAAGCTTTCGCTTTAGCGATACGCTCAAGGCAAGCCGCTCAGTAGCCATGAGACCTATATTGTGTACTTCATCAACTTGAAATCTACTGTAAGTTGCTGCATTTATATAACCTCAAGTAAATATGTCTTGATTCGCTATCTAGATTGCTATCAAAAATCAATCAACTACAGTTTGTCTTTTGGGTAATATATTAAGTAACTGCCTGGGAAGTTTTGTAGCAGTTTTTTATTTTCATACTCAAGATAGATTTTAATAGAAAATATATACTAAATAATCATGGAGATGTAACTGTATTACTAAAGATAGATGAATTTTTACTATAGTTTAAGCAAAACTATTTATTTTTTTAAGACTTATAAATAGCAAAAGATAAGTCTTATTTTCTCTAAGTTTGCTTGAAAATAAATATTAAGTTAGTAATTGTTGCTATGAATAAAAATTTAATGACTTAAGTATTTAATTTAAAGAAAAATGGTATTAATATTTAATAAATATTGTGTCAAGATTTAATAAAGTTTTCTTGATTTTGGAAAAATGCTTGGCTAAATGTAGGAGAATTTTTAGTTAAATAACAGTGCATGAAGACTAAAAGTGAGTAACAGTCGCTTTTTCTTTAAACTTCTCTTCCAGATAGTTTCAAATTTATCACTGTCTGCTGATGAGCAAATAGCTAGTGTTAGGCTATTGTAAGAAGTAGATTTACATTCATACCTGACCTTGACTGCTTCTAGGTTCCAATTCACGAAACAGATTTTAACCTCTTTTTGGTAATCAAAACTTAACTTACCTAAATACTGGGAGGTTAACCTATGAACCTGCATTGCAGAGTTTAGTAAAAACCTTAAAATAAGAGCTGCTAGAAGGCTACAAATTGCTTTCCTGTTATCATCATCCAGGGGCGAATGGTCTTAACCAATACCATTGTTGCAACAGGCTTGGTGAAAAGTCTGTCAAATTTTTGCGGTTAACCAGTGAACTACTTACTGATTCTAAGTGTTTTACCAGAGATTGCAGTTTATTAGGGGACATAACAGCAATGCTTTCTGCATATTTTGTTAGGATTGCTTACTACTGGTTGCGAACTATAGTATTGTCGCAATTTGGGAGTGCAATCTTCAAACAATATTTTGCAGTATGGGCAGGCTAGAAAGTACATGATGTAACTCAGATTTTTCGATTAATTACTTACCGAGTGAAGCCCATTAAGGTCAAATATTGATTTATTGAAATCTGAGCCAACGCAGGAATAGCCCTTCTACACTTTCAGAATATTAGAAGGGGAAATTAGCGTTCTTTCTACATCGCGTCAGTATTTAATAACCTGCTAGGACTAATTAACTTTGCACCTGTAAATCTTGATGTATCAAGATTACAACCACAGATGCAATAGACATATTTGCCCACATTTTACAATTGACGGCAACTGCTAATAATTATGTCAGAAGATTCCAGCCAAGATAAGCTTTTTGATAGTTACGATCTGCAAGAGAGCAAGTTCTTAACTCCTTTTCAGCAAAAAGCACTGTTGAAAAACTTGCAAGCTAATTTACAGCCAGAATATCGACGGCGGATTGAAATTATGTTACTGGCTGATACAGGTAAATCTCAAAGTCAAATCTGTGAAATTATCGGTTGTTCTCAGGAAATGGCACGATACTGGATTGGTATAGCAGAAGCGGGTATGGCGCATAAATGGAATGAGCGTCCAATAGGCAGGCCCAAAACTGTAAATGATCAATATATTGAACGTTTGAAAGAATTGGTAAGCCATAGTCCACGTGAATATGGGTACGCATTTAGCTACTGGACTGCTCAATGGTTAAGCAAACATCTAGCAAATGAATTTGGCATCGAAATCAGCGATCGCCACATTAACCGCTTGCTGAAACAAATGGGGCTTTCCACCAAGCGTAAAAACAGCCAGCAAGAAACCGATCAAACTAAAGATACTGGCGATGCTGGCATTAAAATAGGTGACTTGCAATCTAACTCCGAACCCAGTTTGCATTGGTCATTCAATCTGATTCAGAATAACTAATACTTATTCGTAATGGGCTTCGCTAACGTAATCCGTAATTCGTAATTAAGAAAGTCAGATTTAATCTAGGTTTACGGGTTTAAATCTGCTACCAAATTTTAAAAATTGGTATAAGTCATTACGGATTTTAATTACATATTTATTCGTAAGGGTTGTCATTTATTATTTGTCATTTGTCATTAGCAAGTGTCCCAAAGCTATGCGCTGGTTCACAAACTACTAATGACTAGTGACAGTCTGAACGCAAAAATGTGCATTTAAAATTGCACATTTGCTTAGTACTGTCTTGGAGGTAAGAAAATGCCATCAGCGTTTTCTCAGCAATATTTAGCTGAACAACTCACCCAGAGTTTGGGTGAGTCGCTGTCAGATACTGAACTAGACAGGTGTCTCAAAGCGCTGGAAATTGTCGAACCATCAGTCGCAAAGCAGTTTTGGCAAGCAGCCACAGGCAAGCCTGGAATTTATATCATCCTGACTGGTAAAGTCAGACTGCTAGATAGTTCTAATGACTTAATCACCACCCTCTCAGCGGGGGAATCATTTGGCGAACTGACTCTTTTTCCAGAAGAGGAATTCACCCCTTATGTTGCTAGAGCTTCTGTTAACTTAAAGCTTTGCTATATCAACCAAGAGGCCTTGCAAG
This region of Nostoc sp. UHCC 0302 genomic DNA includes:
- a CDS encoding Uma2 family endonuclease gives rise to the protein MLLELKRIYVPPGQRVLLQDVTWEELETILEDLGEHRAARIAYNRGILEIMAPLPEHEDDKEIISDLVKALLEELDIEFRCLGSTTFKNQAMAQGIEPDQCFYIKNEFKVRGKKRLDLTVDPPPDLALEIDITSRTHPNIYEALKVPELWRFEKSKLQINILQNGSYIESQESLNFPKLPLIEAIPLYLEQSRSAGRNTTLKAFRLWVQQQIQQL
- a CDS encoding helix-turn-helix domain-containing protein, whose translation is MSEDSSQDKLFDSYDLQESKFLTPFQQKALLKNLQANLQPEYRRRIEIMLLADTGKSQSQICEIIGCSQEMARYWIGIAEAGMAHKWNERPIGRPKTVNDQYIERLKELVSHSPREYGYAFSYWTAQWLSKHLANEFGIEISDRHINRLLKQMGLSTKRKNSQQETDQTKDTGDAGIKIGDLQSNSEPSLHWSFNLIQNN
- the metH gene encoding methionine synthase, whose protein sequence is MTHSFLERLRSPDSPVLVFDGAMGTNLQTQNLTADDFGGAQYEGCNEYLVHTKPEAVAKVHRDFLAAGADVIETDTFGSTSIVLAEYDLADQAYYLSKTAAELAKRVAAEFSTPEKPRFVAGSIGPTTKLPTLGHIDFDTMKASFAEQATALWDGGVDLFIVETCQDVLQIKAALNGIEEVFAKKGDRRPVMVSVTMESMGTMLVGTEISAVLTILEPYPIDILGLNCATGPDLMKPHIKYLAEHSPFIVSCIPNAGLPENVGGQAHYRLTPMELRMSLMHFVEDLGVQVIGGCCGTRPEHIQQLAEIAKDLKPKVRQPSLEPAAASIYTTQPYDQDNSFLIVGERLNASGSKKCRDLLNAEDWDGLVSMARAQVKEGAHILDVNVDYVGRDGVRDMHELVSRIVNNVTLPLMLDSTEWEKMEAGLKVAGGKCLLNSTNYEDGEPRFLKVLELAKKYGAGIVIGTIDEEGMARTADKKFAIAQRAYRQAVEYGIPATEIFFDTLALPISTGIEEDRENGKATIEAIRRIRQELPGCHVILGVSNISFGLSPATRIVLNSVFLHEATTAGMDAAIISANKILPLSKIEARHQEVCRELIYDERRFEGDVCVYDPLGELTTLFAGVTTKRDRSLDESLPIPERLKRHIIDGERIGLEEHLKKALEEYPPLEIINTFLLDGMKVVGELFGSGQMQLPFVLQSAETMKAAVAFLEPFMEKSESGNNAKGTFIIATVKGDVHDIGKNLVDIILSNNGYKVINLGIKQPVENIINAYEQHKADCIAMSGLLVKSTAFMKENLEIFNEKGITVPVILGGAALTPKFVHEDCQKTYKGKVVYGKDAFSDLHFMDKLMPAKSTHNWDDLQGFLNEVEETAKVSKNGHKEPVATTAEEISAEPKEVDTRRSEAVAVDIERPTPPFWGTKLLQPNDIPIEEIFWHLDLQALIAGQWQFRKPKEQSKEEYQAFLAEKVYPVLETWKQRIIEENLLHPQVIYGYFPCQAEGNSLHMYDSENQSQQVTTFEFPRQRSLRRLCIADFFAPKESGLIDVFPMQAVTVGDIATEFAQKLFANNQYTDYLYFHGLAVQVAEALAEWTHARIRRELGFTAEEPDNIRDILAQRYRGSRYSFGYPACPNIQDQYKQLELLKTDRINLYMDESEQLYPEQSTTAIIAYHPVAKYFSA
- a CDS encoding DUF262 domain-containing protein, which translates into the protein MPAIKPFDNITELLLNLLQSTKDGKTQLPDFQRSWVWNDEQIRGILASISLSYPVGVVMMLQTGNPDVRFEARLIEGVTLNKSTEPERMILDGQQRLTSLFQALLLGKAVITKDSRGKKINRWYYIDITKALDPNFERQEAVVSLPEDKITRNFRNEIQKDYSTPEKEYENGLFPLAQIFDYSDWMINYNEFWNFNRDKSRLFNTFNQEIIKSFEQYLVPVILLKKGTPREAICQVFEKVNTGGVSLTVFELLTATFAAEKFQLREDWAKREKELKAIAVLGNIQNTDLLQAITLVATHEQESSSISCTRKDILNLKLKEYKNWADKVTEGFKKAAKLLHTQKILSARDLPYQSQLTALAAIFAVLGDRSEKDPVRAKLVRWYWCGIFGELYSSAIESRLAKDLSQVLKWLDFDDSEPDTITDANFAPNRLVRLYTRRSAAYKGLSALLLRDKGCDFLTGYEIDALKEFDESIDIHHIFPRYWCQKQGIKNELYDSVINKTPLSARTNRIIGSNAPSVYLSNLQKGVNITEERMDQILRSHVIDPAALRSDNFEAFFKSRQINLLKRIEKAMGKSILSDTELIYESEYIEPIEYDELIIN